A genomic window from Pungitius pungitius chromosome 12, fPunPun2.1, whole genome shotgun sequence includes:
- the nptx1l gene encoding neuronal pentraxin 1 like, with product MRATKSGISWRLFLFSCLFLESSSQGFGAQTQFICTSVPKDMDICAATLQKSVAGEDLKTTVMQLRETVLQQKETIMNQKETIRELTSKLSRCESQSGAEPGDARPGARRKDPGSKNTMGDVSRGPADTLTQLSQTLQSLKQRLENLEQFSRSNNSVQANSLKDLLQSKIDDLEKQVLSRVNSIEEGKPGLRNETEQRGRVESTLTSLHQRITDLEKGQRDNRPLDKFQLTFPLRTNYMYAKVKKSLPEMYALTVCMWLKSNASPGVGTPFSYAVPGQANELVLIEWGNNPMEILINDKVAKLPFLINDGKWHHICVTWTTRDGVWEAFQDGVKRGSGENLAPYHPIKPQGLLILGQEQDALGGGFDATQAFVGDLANFHIWDRKLSVGEIYNLATCSSKAQVGNVFAWMETSLDIYGGASKWTFEACRQLN from the exons ATGCGGGCCACCAAGAGCGGAATCAGTTGGAgactttttctattttcctgCCTGTTTTTGGAGAGTTCGTCTCAAGGCTTTGGCGCACAGACGCAGTTCATCTGCACGTCCGTGCCCAAGGATATGGACATTTGCGCAGCCACTTTGCAGAAAAGCGTGGCGGGAGAGGACTTGAAGACCACTGTCATGCAGCTGCGAGAGACGGTTttgcagcagaaagagacgatCATGAACCAAAAAGAGACCATCAGGGAACTGACCTCGAAGTTGTCTCGATGTGAGAGCCAGAGCGGCGCCGAGCCCGGGGACGCGCGGCCCGGGGCCCGGAGGAAGGACCCCGGGAGCAAAAACACGATGGGGGACGTCTCCAGGGGCCCCGCGGACACTTTGACGCAACTATCACAGACTTTACAATCACTGAAGCAGAGATTAGAAAACCTGGAG CAATTCAGCAGAAGTAACAACTCGGTGCAGGCGAACAGCCTCAAAGATCTTCTCCAAAGTAAAATCGACGACCTGGAGAAGCAGGTGTTGTCCCGAGTGAACAGCATCGAGGAGGGGAAGCCCGGGCTCCGCAACGAGACGGAGCAGCGTGGCAGAGTGGAGTCCACGCTCACATCCCTCCACCAGAGGATCACCGACCTGGAGAAAG GTCAGAGAGACAACAGGCCCCTGGATAAATTCCAGCTGACGTTCCCCCTGAGAACCAACTACATGTACgccaaagtgaagaagagtcTGCCGGAGATGTACGCCCTCACTGTGTGCATGTGGCTCAAGTCCAACGCCTCGCCGGGAGTGGGCACACCTTTCTCCTACGCAGTTCCGGGTCAGGCCAACGAGCTGGTCCTCATAGAATGGGGCAACAACCCGATGGAGATACTCATAAACGACAAG GTCGCTAAGCTGCCGTTTCTGATCAACGACGGGAAGTGGCATCACATCTGCGTGACCTGGACCACTCGTGACGGCGTTTGGGAAGCTTTCCAAGATGGCGTCAAGAGAGGCAGCGGAGAGAATCTGGCGCCGTACCACCCCATCAAACCGCAGGGCCTGCTGATCCTGGGCCAGGAGCAG GACGCGCTCGGCGGGGGATTCGACGCGACACAAGCTTTTGTCGGGGATCTGGCCAATTTTCACATCTGGGATCGGAAACTATCCGTCGGAGAGATTTACAATCTAGCGACGTGCAGCAGCAAGGCGCAAGTGGGCAACGTCTTTGCGTGGATGGAGACGAGCCTGGACATTTACGGAGGGGCCTCGAAGTGGACATTTGAAGCCTGTCGCCAGCTCAACTGA